Proteins encoded together in one Nostoc sp. PCC 7524 window:
- a CDS encoding DUF3120 domain-containing protein, with amino-acid sequence MINNTLSPYTTSTNPIDHELHPSNTGQRSLKELESTLKASPSLPFALYSQTTWLVFAAAVFLVSVPVFIEAPLVRSLPGVSLAMTGFWVWLSFKLMSRSSTYLWGDLLLGFSWSWLAGAIYWGWLRWEPLWHLPVESIALPFACWCLFRNWGKVGNWFYLGSLLGTVLTDVYFYLVDLMPYWRQIMQVEPENVSPILQAAVSQVQTPWGIGWAIILAIGLLIAGVIPLSKKQQHWYAFGGAVLSTILVDSLFLLAALTA; translated from the coding sequence TTGATTAATAATACTTTGTCTCCCTACACTACCTCTACCAACCCTATAGATCATGAGCTACACCCTAGCAACACCGGGCAGAGGAGCCTTAAAGAATTGGAATCTACATTAAAAGCCTCACCCTCTCTGCCTTTTGCCTTATATTCCCAAACAACTTGGTTAGTATTTGCGGCGGCAGTATTTTTAGTCTCAGTACCAGTATTTATCGAAGCGCCACTGGTGCGATCGCTGCCGGGTGTAAGTTTGGCAATGACAGGATTTTGGGTGTGGCTGAGTTTTAAGTTAATGTCACGTTCTAGCACTTATCTGTGGGGAGATTTGCTCTTAGGCTTTAGTTGGAGTTGGTTAGCAGGAGCAATTTATTGGGGTTGGTTACGTTGGGAACCTCTATGGCATCTGCCAGTAGAATCGATAGCATTACCCTTTGCTTGTTGGTGTTTATTTCGCAATTGGGGCAAGGTTGGTAATTGGTTTTATTTAGGTTCCTTACTCGGTACCGTCTTAACAGATGTGTATTTTTATTTAGTAGATTTGATGCCCTACTGGCGGCAAATCATGCAAGTAGAACCAGAAAATGTGTCACCGATTTTACAAGCAGCAGTCAGCCAAGTCCAAACCCCTTGGGGCATAGGCTGGGCAATTATTTTAGCCATCGGACTACTAATAGCGGGTGTTATCCCCTTAAGTAAAAAACAGCAACACTGGTATGCGTTTGGTGGTGCAGTCTTAAGTACAATCTTGGTAGATAGTTTATTTTTGTTAGCGGCTTTGACAGCATGA
- the psbU gene encoding photosystem II complex extrinsic protein PsbU — protein MKGLVRLLTVFSLLLGCWGWLGTTQIAQAGSLQSFLVPQVPVLAIERLNRADAKLATDFGKKVDLNNTNVRAFQQYPGLYPTLAKKIIKNAPYKTVEDVLNIEGLNDRQKELLQANFDNFTVTELEPAFNEGDDRFNNGIYR, from the coding sequence GTGAAAGGATTGGTGCGTTTATTAACAGTATTTAGTTTGTTGCTAGGCTGCTGGGGATGGTTGGGAACAACTCAAATTGCCCAAGCTGGCAGTTTACAAAGTTTTTTGGTTCCTCAAGTCCCAGTTTTGGCAATTGAACGACTAAATCGGGCAGATGCCAAACTAGCAACAGATTTTGGCAAGAAAGTCGATTTGAACAATACCAACGTAAGAGCTTTTCAACAATATCCAGGGTTATATCCAACTCTGGCTAAGAAAATTATCAAGAATGCTCCTTACAAAACGGTAGAGGATGTATTGAATATAGAAGGATTGAACGATCGCCAAAAAGAACTTCTACAAGCTAATTTCGATAACTTCACAGTGACAGAACTAGAACCTGCCTTCAACGAAGGAGACGATCGCTTTAACAACGGTATCTACAGATAA